The Oncorhynchus kisutch isolate 150728-3 unplaced genomic scaffold, Okis_V2 Okis01b-Okis20b_hom, whole genome shotgun sequence genome contains the following window.
tctctaccagggacaacactgttatatctctacaactacactgttatatctctacaactacactgttatatctctaccagggactacactgttatatctctacaactacactgttatatctctaccagggactacactgttatatctctacaactacactgttatatctctacaactacactgttatatctctacaactacactgttatatctctaccagggactacactgttatatctctaccagggactacactgttatatctctaccagggacaacactgttatatctctaccagggacaacactgttatatctctaccagggacaacactgttatatctctaccagggacaacactgttatatctctaccagggacaacactattatatctctaccagggacaacactgttatatctctaccagggactacactgttatatctctaccagggacaacactgttatatctctaccagggactacactgttatatctctacaactacactgttatatctctaccagggactacactgttatatctctaccagggactacactgttatatctctacaactacactgttatatctctaccagggactacactgttatatctctaccagggactacactgttatatctctaccagggacaacactgttatatctctaccagggacaacactgttatatctctaccagggacaacactgttatatctctaccagggacaacactgttatatctctaccagGGACTATACTGTTATATCTCTACAACTacactgttatatctctaccagggactacactgttatatctctaccagggactacactgttatatctctaccagggactacactgttatatctctaccactacactgttatatctctaccagggacaacactgttatatctctaccactacactgttatatctctaccagggactacactgttatatctctaccagggacaacactgttatatctctaccagggacaacactgttatatctctaccagggacaacactgttatatctctaccagggactacactgttatatctctacaactacactgttatatctctaccagggactacactgttatatctctaccactacactgttatatctctaccagggacaacactgttatatctctaccagggactacactgttatatctctaccagggactacactgttatatctctaccagggactacactgttatatctctaccagggactacactgttatatctctaccagggactacactgttatatctctaccagggacaacactgttatatctctctccccagctctatCACTATGTTTCTATCaatctgtctgtttctccctctgccattgtctccccctctctgtccatcACCACCTAGCTTCTCCACACCTCATTAACTCACGGTCTGTCTTCTGTCatcgcacacacacccacctccacccctacacacacacccacctccacacccacccctacacacacacccacctccacacccacctccacacccacctccacacacacacacacacacacacacacacacacccacctccacccctacacacacacccacctccacccctacacacacacacacccacccacccggGGCAGCGATGGGTACTCCGTTGATGCTGGTGAGTTCCTCGGCGGGACGCTCCTCGATGACAATGTGTCGGCCGCTCTCCAGACTCAGGTCACATGACGTGCTGGGCGCCGCCACGTAGAACGGGATCCCATGGTGCTTTGCGGCGATGGCCAGCTGGTACGTGCCGATTTTGTTGGCCGTGTCACCGTTAGCAACCACCCTGTCCGCCCCTACGACAACAGCTGAgacggggagaggaagagagagagagaaaggatagacagagagagagagagagaaaggatagacagagagagacagagagagagagagagaaaggatagacagagagagacagagagagagagagaaaggatagacagagagagacagagagagagagaaaggatagacagagagagacagagagagagagagagaaaggatagacagagagagacagagagagagagagaaaggatagacagagagagacagagagagagagagagaaaggatagacagagagagagagagagaaaggatagacagagagacagagagagaaaggatagacagagagacagagagagagagaaaggatagacagagggagagagagagagagagaaaggatagacagagagagagagaaaggatagacagagagagagagagaaagaaaggatagacagagagacagagagagagagagagaaaggatagacagagagagagagagagaaaggatagacagagagacagagagagaaaggatagacagagagacagagagagagagaaaggatagacagagggagagagagagagagagaaaggatagacagagagagagagaaaggatagacagagagagagagagaaagaaaggatagacagagagacagagagagagagagagaaaggatagacagagagagggagagagagagagagagagaaaggatagacagagagagagagaaaggatagacagagagagggagagagagagagagagagaaaggatagacagagagagagagaagaaataaCAGTATAGTGATAAGAGATGGATGGAACATCAAACCAGAGCAGTTattggagaagaagaagaagagagagtaaagacagtcagacaggcagtcagacaggcagtcagacaggcagtcagacaggcaggcagttagacaggcaggcagacaggcagttagacaggcagtcaggcaggcaggcaggcagttagacaggcagtcaggcaggcaggcagttagacaggcagtcaggcagttagacaggcaggcagtcagacaggcagacaggcaggcagttagacaggcagtcagacaggcagttAGACAGGCAGTCAAttagacaggcagtcagacaggcagacaggcagacaggcaggcaggcaggcaggcaggcaggcaggcaggcaggcaggcaggcaggcagtcagtcagttagacaagcaggcaggcaggcagacagactgtGTATACCTGTGATGCTCTTCTCCCTCATGGTGAGTGCAGCCATGCTGTCTGTGATGAGAGTAGCAGGGAAACCTTCAGCCACGGCCTCATAGGCTGTCAGTCTGGCCCCTTGGTTATAGGGTCTGGTCTCTGTACAATACATCCGCTTCAGTCTGCCGAGAGCATGGAGGGAACGCACCacacctggagacacacacaatggTTATAGTCTGGTACTAGAGCACGGAGGGAACGCACCacacctggagacacacacactggttatagTCTGGTACTAGAGCACGGAGGGAACGCACCacacctggagacacacacactggttatagTCTGGTACTAGAGCATATAGGGAACGCACCacacctggagacacacacactggttatagTCTGGTACTAGAGCATATAGGGAACGCACCacacctggagacacacacactggttatagTCTGGTACTAGAGCATGGAGAGAACGCACCacacctggagacacacacactggttatagTCTGGTACTAGAGCATGGAGGGAACGCACCacacctggagacacacacactggttatagTCTGGTACTAGAGCATATAGTGAACGCACCacacctggagacacacacacactggttatagTCTGGTACTAGAGCATATAGTGAACGCACCacacctggagacacacacactggttatagTCTGGTACTAGAGCACAGAGACACTGGTTATAGTCTGGTACTAGAGCACAGAGACACTGGTTATAGTCTGGTACTAGAGCACGGAGGGAACGCACCacacctggagacacacacactggttatagTCTGGTACTAGAGCACAGAGACTCTGGTTATAGTCTGGTACTAGAGCCCAGAGACTCTCTGGTTATAGTCTGGTACTAGAGCACAGAGACTCTGGTTATAGTCTGGTACTAGAGCACAGAGACTCTGGTTATAGTCTGGTACTAGAGCACAGAGACTCTGGTTATAGTCTGGTACTAGAGCACAGAGACTCTGGTTATAGTCTGGTACTAGAGCACAGAGACTCTTGTTATAGTCTGGTACTAGAGCACAGAGACACTGGTTATAGTCTGGTACTAGAGCACAGAGACTCTGGTTATAGTCTGGTACTAGAGCACAGAGACTCTGGTTATAGTCTGGTACTAGAGCACAGAGACACTGCTTATAGTCTGGTACTAGAGCACAGAGACTCTCTGGTTATAGTCTGGTACTAGAGCACGGAGGCTCTCTGTCTTACCCAGTGCGGTGCCGTATCCTGCCGTGGCCAGAGACCCGGTGTTGCAGTGAGTTAAGATAGTGACAGAGTCTCGGGGAACACCAGACAGGATGTGCTGAGCTCCGTAGTTACCGATCTTCTTGTTGTCATTGACATCCCGCTCCAGCATCTCCTCGATCCAGCCAATCACACTGCAGAATGGgcggggttagaggagagggagtgtgtctgtcATAAAGCAGTCTTCCCTTTTCACCTTCTGATCTACTCTTTAATTTAGTCCactttcatgttctctctctgggtctccccctcgctctcgctgggtctccccctcgctctctctgggtctccccctcgctctctctgggtctccccctcgctctcgctgggtctccccctcgctctcgttgggtctccccctcgctctctctgggtctccccctcgctctctctgagtctccccctcgctctctctgggtctccccctcgctctctctgggtctcctactcgctctctctgggtctccccctctctctcgctctctctctgggtctccctctcgctctctctctgggtctccctctcgctctctctctgggtctcgctctctctctgggtctccctctctcgctctctctctgggtccccccctctctctctctctctctgggccccccccctctctccctaggtctccctctcgctctctctctgggtctccctctcgctctctctctgggtctccctctcgctctctctctgggtctccctctcgctctctctctgggtctccctctcgctctctctctgggtctccctctcgctctctctctgggtctccctctcgctctctctctgggtctccctctcgctctctctctgggtctccctctcgctct
Protein-coding sequences here:
- the LOC116358874 gene encoding methylthioribose-1-phosphate isomerase; translation: MTLEAIRYRAGSLQILNQLLLPQETVFDEVRTVQDGYEAIKSMKVRGAPAIAIVGCLSLAVELRAGAGGNDPVTFIRESLCHLTSARPTAVNMGRAARELMEFAENESMEKNPEQLTESVIGWIEEMLERDVNDNKKIGNYGAQHILSGVPRDSVTILTHCNTGSLATAGYGTALGVVRSLHALGRLKRMYCTETRPYNQGARLTAYEAVAEGFPATLITDSMAALTMREKSITAVVVGADRVVANGDTANKIGTYQLAIAAKHHGIPFYVAAPSTSCDLSLESGRHIVIEERPAEELTSINGVPIAAPGIDVWNPAFDVTPHQLITGGIITELGVFLPSELQAALTGRLTAL